In one Trichlorobacter lovleyi SZ genomic region, the following are encoded:
- a CDS encoding adenylyl-sulfate kinase: protein MIIWIIGLPNAGKTTVAWALKERLQNVGHAAVILDGDAMRVVLGMETSHYDLKSRTENALRIGRLAAMLADQGIIIIVAANTAIREVQEYHRQTLPGYFEVYLKSDEATRRRRDQTKQLYTRYDLGEISNVLGLDIPAEEPTAPELCIDVSDGVTSVQDTIELILQQLVPRLVQLAKPTAS, encoded by the coding sequence TTGATAATCTGGATCATCGGTCTTCCAAATGCAGGAAAGACAACGGTTGCCTGGGCACTCAAAGAGCGATTGCAGAATGTGGGCCATGCTGCCGTCATCTTGGATGGTGATGCCATGCGGGTGGTACTTGGCATGGAAACAAGCCACTATGACCTAAAGAGCCGGACTGAAAATGCCCTGCGTATCGGTCGCCTGGCGGCTATGCTGGCTGACCAGGGGATTATCATAATTGTTGCTGCCAATACCGCCATCAGAGAGGTGCAGGAATACCATCGGCAAACATTGCCCGGTTATTTTGAGGTCTACCTGAAATCTGATGAAGCGACCCGTCGGAGACGGGATCAGACCAAGCAACTCTATACACGGTATGACCTGGGCGAGATTTCAAATGTACTGGGTCTGGATATTCCTGCTGAGGAGCCCACTGCCCCAGAGCTTTGTATTGATGTTTCAGACGGTGTTACTTCTGTTCAGGATACGATAGAATTGATACTTCAGCAGCTTGTGCCTAGACTGGTACAGCTGGCTAAGCCGACAGCTTCCTGA
- a CDS encoding methionyl-tRNA formyltransferase-like protein, whose protein sequence is MDNSFGMILFPGMRSLAYLAAFERAAVHPVRVVMLSHSILHFQDICAESMRYHYDTSYFDVTETAEKYCKRHGIPLDTVGANNINDDELLQYLDGFDLETWIFTGGGILRDKILSSGKRFIHVHPGRLPAYRGSTTFYYSLLEDGTLYGTAFFMGAELDDGPILEEAAFRVNIYLNQDQSHFVDAILDPYVRSMVLERLLRRWHCKLSPKPQKNISAPQCKPYFVMHPFLRLVAIKRLNDSYSKKLPEGIFVVEDPGE, encoded by the coding sequence ATGGATAATTCCTTTGGCATGATTTTGTTTCCCGGCATGAGAAGCCTTGCTTATCTAGCGGCCTTTGAGCGCGCTGCTGTTCATCCCGTACGTGTTGTTATGCTTTCTCATTCTATTTTGCATTTTCAGGATATTTGTGCTGAGTCAATGCGATATCACTATGATACGTCATATTTTGATGTAACAGAGACAGCTGAAAAATATTGCAAGCGCCATGGGATACCTCTGGATACTGTGGGGGCGAACAATATAAATGATGATGAACTGCTGCAGTATCTGGACGGTTTTGATCTTGAGACATGGATTTTTACCGGTGGCGGCATACTACGTGACAAGATTTTGTCCTCTGGCAAGCGGTTTATCCATGTACACCCAGGACGGCTTCCAGCATATCGAGGAAGTACAACATTTTATTATAGTTTGCTTGAGGACGGGACGCTTTATGGAACAGCATTTTTCATGGGCGCGGAGCTTGATGATGGCCCAATCCTTGAAGAAGCTGCCTTTCGAGTGAATATATACCTTAACCAAGATCAGTCTCATTTTGTTGATGCTATTCTTGATCCGTATGTAAGATCAATGGTGTTAGAGCGCCTGCTACGACGTTGGCACTGCAAATTATCCCCGAAGCCTCAAAAGAATATCTCTGCGCCACAATGCAAACCATATTTTGTAATGCACCCATTTCTCAGACTGGTGGCTATAAAGCGATTGAATGATTCGTATTCGAAAAAGTTGCCAGAAGGAATATTCGTCGTGGAGGACCCTGGTGAATAA
- a CDS encoding phosphocholine cytidylyltransferase family protein, with translation MKAVILAAGRGSRMGSDTEGRPKCCTMLAGKNLLQWQLASLRAAGVTEILVVRGYRGELLYGDFSTVDNTRWAETNMASSLVCATDWLASGPTIISYSDIVYHPDHVRALIACDGSIAITADRLWLELWRLRGEDPIADAETFQEECGILKEIGGKPKTLEEVEAQYMGLLLFKPQGWKQFFDIYLKLSAKEQACLDMTSWIRHALQQDVTVQVCSVNGRWCEVDVQTDREIYEEMVCSVDSCKTVWHHDWRW, from the coding sequence GTGAAAGCCGTTATACTTGCTGCAGGTCGTGGTTCCAGAATGGGGAGTGATACGGAGGGACGCCCCAAATGTTGTACTATGCTTGCAGGTAAGAATCTTCTGCAGTGGCAACTTGCAAGTTTGCGTGCAGCGGGAGTTACTGAAATACTAGTGGTAAGGGGTTATCGCGGAGAGTTGCTGTATGGTGATTTTTCTACAGTGGACAATACACGCTGGGCAGAGACCAATATGGCCTCTTCACTTGTTTGTGCAACGGATTGGCTAGCTTCAGGGCCAACTATCATCAGTTACTCAGATATTGTTTACCACCCGGACCATGTCCGTGCGCTTATCGCCTGCGACGGCTCAATTGCAATTACTGCTGACCGGCTTTGGCTGGAACTCTGGCGTTTGAGGGGCGAAGATCCGATAGCTGATGCTGAAACCTTCCAAGAGGAATGTGGTATTTTGAAGGAGATTGGTGGCAAACCAAAGACGCTTGAAGAAGTCGAAGCACAGTACATGGGACTTTTGTTATTTAAACCCCAGGGGTGGAAACAGTTTTTTGACATATATCTGAAGCTTTCAGCAAAAGAACAAGCGTGTTTGGATATGACTTCGTGGATCAGGCATGCTTTACAGCAGGATGTCACTGTGCAGGTTTGTTCTGTAAACGGTCGTTGGTGTGAAGTTGATGTACAGACTGACCGTGAAATATATGAAGAAATGGTTTGCTCGGTGGATAGCTGTAAAACAGTATGGCACCATGATTGGAGATGGTAG
- a CDS encoding gamma-glutamyl-gamma-aminobutyrate hydrolase family protein (Members of this family of hydrolases with an active site Cys residue belong to MEROPS family C26.) — MHAEVRDCIAHDWWSFLGCALPDCMPLLLPNNVVMARRLLDELKPCGLVLTGGNDIGASIERDESESLALSWMMARNHPVIGICRGMQFMVQQLGGVLSPVSQDLHIGMNHALRVFEGRPLPHLLPSQQVNSYHAWQAIPDEASPLKVWAVSAVDGAIEAVYAHDMKLLGIMWHPEREQSFKSFDQALFASHFRRSNE, encoded by the coding sequence ATGCATGCTGAGGTGCGAGATTGCATTGCGCACGACTGGTGGAGTTTTTTAGGTTGCGCTCTTCCGGACTGCATGCCGCTGCTGCTTCCCAACAATGTTGTTATGGCGCGGCGCCTGCTAGATGAACTGAAACCTTGTGGACTGGTTCTAACCGGCGGAAACGATATTGGGGCGTCGATTGAGAGGGACGAAAGCGAATCGTTAGCACTTTCGTGGATGATGGCAAGGAACCATCCGGTCATTGGTATTTGCCGTGGAATGCAGTTCATGGTGCAGCAGCTTGGTGGTGTTCTGTCGCCTGTATCCCAAGATCTTCACATTGGGATGAACCACGCTTTGCGTGTGTTTGAAGGACGGCCATTGCCGCACTTGTTGCCGTCTCAACAAGTCAATTCGTATCATGCTTGGCAGGCAATACCCGATGAGGCTTCGCCATTAAAGGTATGGGCTGTGTCAGCGGTTGATGGAGCAATTGAGGCGGTTTATGCACATGATATGAAGCTGCTTGGTATCATGTGGCATCCAGAGCGTGAACAGTCATTTAAGTCGTTTGATCAAGCACTCTTTGCGAGTCATTTTAGGAGGTCTAACGAGTGA
- a CDS encoding PEP-utilizing enzyme has translation MEHQVKQAQSKAEILEILHQAGFNVPPLLYFSVQEWFDSQDTVLVRIKSSFGGAIGKIAVRSSCRQEDTVSCSNAGVFESILNVPVDQENAICQAVKQVIDSYGVNTAKDQVLIQQMVVGTVMSGVIMTRAADDGAPYYVLNYDDETSQTDTVTSGVGGKTVYVYRGFRNTDFDSPRLLELVYLARRLENFFHSDALDIEFCRDLAGCIYVLQVRPIAVAGKWAAEIVDQTAHGISFVEDFVERLSSPRPGLFGQRTLFGVMPDWNPAEIIGVTPRPLATSLYRHLITQRVWSLAREKMGYRSVPPEELMLILAGRPYIDVRCSFNSFLAAGILDDTAELLVNAWLDRLDKNPELHDKVEFGIVSTVYDFTFQQTIAARYPGLLSGQRFDQVSSCYQYLTRQNVSAEASSPLMVALGTLERLVMSQKSFHDSCVLGKQPYALLAWVRKLLEECRTLGTLPFSMIARHAFMAEALLRSAVDRHAMLPERLRTFRKSVKTITSVMSTDMQSVAKGGLSPGDFMSRYGHLRPGTYDILSPRYADRPEVLAGLYTSTTYCHEPFELEPAEKRNLDQLLHEAGLGHLQAEELLLYAEKAIAGREYAKFIFTRSLSDALESLAVWGDVIGLTRDDLSWLNIEDLLRVSIAPLLSMPREYFEPLIRQGKNISDAGKNLKLGYLIRSCRDVYVVPQHRSTPNWVTRRHVEGKVVRLDSTSRGDLDLNGCIVCIENADPGYDWLFTRCIAGLVTQYGGANSHMAIRCSENDIPAAIGCGQILFDKVAAAKRCELDAERQSLHPL, from the coding sequence ATGGAGCATCAGGTTAAACAAGCGCAATCAAAAGCAGAGATATTGGAAATTTTGCATCAGGCTGGATTTAATGTTCCGCCTTTGCTCTATTTTTCTGTGCAGGAGTGGTTTGATTCCCAAGATACTGTTTTGGTACGTATCAAGAGCTCTTTCGGAGGAGCTATAGGCAAAATTGCGGTGCGTAGCAGTTGCCGTCAGGAGGATACTGTAAGCTGTTCCAATGCAGGCGTATTTGAAAGCATTCTTAATGTACCAGTGGATCAAGAAAACGCCATATGTCAAGCTGTTAAGCAAGTCATTGATTCATATGGCGTGAATACCGCCAAAGACCAGGTTTTGATACAGCAGATGGTTGTGGGTACTGTCATGAGTGGCGTGATCATGACTCGTGCTGCAGATGATGGTGCTCCTTACTATGTACTGAATTATGATGATGAAACCTCTCAAACCGATACGGTAACCAGCGGTGTTGGTGGTAAAACCGTATATGTATATCGTGGTTTCAGAAATACTGATTTTGATTCTCCCCGTCTGTTGGAGCTTGTTTACCTTGCGCGCCGCCTTGAAAACTTTTTTCATAGCGACGCCCTTGATATAGAGTTTTGCAGAGATTTGGCCGGTTGCATCTATGTTCTTCAGGTGCGCCCCATTGCTGTTGCAGGAAAATGGGCCGCTGAAATTGTTGATCAGACTGCTCATGGAATATCTTTTGTGGAAGACTTTGTTGAGCGTCTCTCGTCACCTCGGCCTGGCCTCTTTGGACAGAGAACCCTCTTCGGTGTTATGCCGGATTGGAATCCAGCCGAGATTATCGGAGTTACTCCCCGACCGTTGGCTACATCATTGTATCGTCATTTGATAACGCAGCGCGTCTGGAGCCTTGCACGAGAAAAAATGGGGTATCGGTCGGTGCCGCCTGAAGAGCTGATGCTGATTCTCGCGGGACGCCCGTATATTGATGTACGTTGTAGTTTTAATTCGTTCCTTGCTGCTGGAATTCTGGACGATACTGCTGAACTGCTGGTAAATGCCTGGCTCGACCGCCTGGACAAGAACCCCGAGTTGCATGATAAGGTTGAGTTCGGAATCGTTAGCACAGTCTACGATTTTACATTTCAACAGACAATTGCCGCGCGCTATCCCGGACTACTGTCTGGACAGCGTTTTGATCAAGTGTCTAGCTGTTATCAATATCTGACACGGCAAAATGTCAGTGCAGAGGCATCCTCACCACTCATGGTTGCGCTTGGAACCCTTGAACGGCTTGTGATGTCTCAAAAATCGTTTCATGATTCATGTGTCCTTGGTAAACAGCCGTATGCCCTACTGGCCTGGGTGAGGAAGTTGCTGGAAGAGTGTAGAACTCTTGGTACATTACCTTTCTCTATGATTGCGCGCCATGCCTTTATGGCTGAGGCATTACTCAGGTCTGCCGTAGATCGGCATGCAATGTTGCCGGAGCGGCTTCGTACTTTCAGAAAAAGCGTCAAGACAATTACGAGCGTGATGAGTACAGATATGCAAAGCGTTGCAAAGGGAGGACTCTCGCCAGGAGACTTCATGTCTCGTTACGGACATTTACGCCCAGGCACCTATGATATCCTAAGCCCTCGTTATGCTGATAGACCTGAAGTATTGGCAGGTTTATATACCTCTACAACCTATTGCCACGAACCATTTGAACTAGAGCCGGCTGAAAAACGTAACCTGGATCAATTGTTACATGAGGCTGGCTTGGGGCACCTCCAGGCAGAAGAGTTGTTGCTCTATGCAGAAAAAGCTATAGCTGGACGGGAGTATGCCAAGTTTATTTTTACCCGCAGCCTTTCAGATGCACTTGAATCGCTTGCCGTATGGGGGGATGTGATCGGTTTAACTCGGGATGACCTCTCTTGGCTAAATATTGAAGATTTACTAAGAGTCTCTATTGCTCCTTTGCTTTCCATGCCGCGTGAATACTTTGAACCGTTGATTCGACAAGGCAAAAACATTTCAGATGCTGGTAAAAATCTCAAATTAGGATACCTAATACGCTCATGCCGGGATGTTTATGTGGTGCCTCAGCATCGCAGTACCCCCAACTGGGTTACGCGTCGACATGTGGAGGGCAAGGTTGTACGCCTTGACAGTACAAGTCGGGGAGATCTTGATCTGAATGGATGCATCGTCTGCATTGAAAACGCTGATCCCGGCTACGACTGGCTGTTTACCCGGTGTATAGCGGGGCTGGTAACGCAATATGGCGGAGCAAATTCCCATATGGCTATCAGATGCAGTGAAAATGACATACCGGCAGCTATAGGTTGTGGGCAAATATTATTTGACAAGGTAGCTGCTGCCAAACGTTGTGAGCTTGATGCCGAACGTCAAAGTTTGCATCCGTTATGA
- a CDS encoding N-acetyl sugar amidotransferase, which produces MEPLLSKGSAHCLYSCLKNRNHFMVPASGGKDSAFVAHMLKYKYGMKVLTVTWAPHLYTDIGWRNFQNMVHVGGLDNVLGTPNGIVHRKLTKLSFEILGDPFQPFIFGQHNFPLQIAVQHKIPLIMYGENGEVEYGGDMTNAYRPDRNYSSDQKTHYFSNLPPEDMVHYGVDQNDLVPYLAPPLEEMDKANLKIHFFSYYHKWIPQENYYYAAEHTGFSARSERNEGTYSKYASIDDQLDGFHYYLSFIKFGIGRATSDTAHEIRDGHLTREEGVQLVKRFDGEFPKQYYKTFLEYCGISEEYFHEVIDSWRSPHIWGKENGVWRLNHTVAGDGMCD; this is translated from the coding sequence ATGGAACCTCTCCTTTCAAAGGGATCGGCTCATTGCTTATACTCATGTCTCAAAAACCGCAACCACTTCATGGTGCCGGCCAGCGGTGGTAAGGATAGCGCTTTCGTAGCCCATATGCTGAAGTATAAATATGGCATGAAAGTGCTTACGGTTACATGGGCTCCTCATTTGTATACCGACATTGGCTGGAGAAACTTTCAGAATATGGTGCATGTCGGTGGACTTGATAATGTCCTCGGGACGCCCAACGGCATTGTTCATAGAAAGTTGACCAAGCTTTCTTTTGAAATACTGGGAGATCCGTTTCAGCCATTTATTTTTGGGCAGCATAACTTTCCTCTCCAGATTGCAGTGCAGCATAAGATACCGTTAATCATGTATGGAGAAAACGGAGAGGTCGAATATGGTGGTGACATGACCAACGCATACAGGCCCGACAGGAACTATAGCTCTGATCAGAAAACGCACTACTTTTCAAACCTTCCGCCAGAAGACATGGTTCATTATGGTGTTGACCAGAATGATCTTGTCCCTTACCTTGCCCCACCTCTTGAAGAAATGGATAAAGCAAATTTGAAGATACATTTCTTTTCTTACTACCATAAGTGGATACCGCAGGAAAATTACTACTATGCAGCTGAGCATACAGGTTTTTCTGCCAGATCTGAAAGAAATGAAGGAACGTATTCAAAATATGCTTCAATTGACGACCAACTGGATGGATTTCACTATTATCTCTCATTCATAAAATTCGGTATTGGTCGCGCCACCTCGGATACGGCTCACGAAATACGGGATGGCCATTTAACCCGCGAGGAGGGGGTGCAGCTCGTAAAACGGTTTGATGGCGAGTTTCCAAAACAGTATTACAAGACTTTTCTTGAGTACTGCGGCATTAGCGAAGAATATTTTCATGAAGTTATAGACAGTTGGCGTTCGCCGCATATCTGGGGCAAAGAGAATGGTGTATGGAGACTTAATCACACTGTTGCAGGTGATGGGATGTGTGATTAG
- a CDS encoding IS3 family transposase (programmed frameshift) produces the protein MQHRTRYSSEFKAKVALAALTESKTLAELASEYKVHPSQISNWKQELVENASDLFGKGKKQEVNHDAEVAELHRVIGKLKAENDFLFKSARSELDRAQKQKVIATGHPDVSVERRCELLGVARASYYRGPASGLRSGDLALMRRIDELYLQHPWMGSRSLADHLTIPEEPVGRDRVRRLMLLMGIQSLSPKPGTSKRHPKHPVYPYLLRGLTIDRPNQVWATDITYIPMARGFMYLVAIMDWGTRKVLSWRLSNTLDTRFCVEALKEALFKYGAPEIFNSDQGCQFTSEAFTSVLKQWNVRISMDGKGRFKDNIFIERLWRTLKYERIYLRTYETGTELFKDLTDWFNWYNNGRKHTSLDKQTPDEAYYQRLKLAA, from the exons ATGCAGCACCGCACCCGTTACAGTTCAGAATTTAAGGCCAAGGTAGCCTTGGCAGCTTTAACCGAATCCAAGACGCTGGCCGAGCTCGCCAGCGAGTACAAAGTTCACCCAAGCCAGATCAGCAACTGGAAACAGGAACTCGTTGAAAACGCCTCAGACCTCTTCGGCAAAGGGAAGAAGCAAGAGGTCAATCACGACGCCGAAGTAGCCGAGCTGCACCGCGTCATCGGCAAGCTCAAGGCGGAAAACGATTTTTTGT TCAAATCTGCCCGGTCTGAGCTTGACCGGGCGCAGAAACAGAAAGTGATCGCCACCGGCCATCCTGATGTTTCTGTTGAACGCAGATGTGAACTGCTCGGCGTAGCGAGAGCCAGCTACTACCGTGGTCCGGCATCCGGCCTTCGTTCCGGTGATCTTGCACTCATGCGGCGGATCGACGAACTCTATCTGCAGCATCCCTGGATGGGAAGTCGCTCTTTGGCAGATCATCTGACAATACCAGAAGAGCCGGTAGGCCGTGACCGGGTTCGCCGTCTGATGCTGCTGATGGGCATCCAGTCTCTGTCGCCCAAGCCGGGAACCAGCAAGCGGCATCCCAAGCATCCGGTTTACCCATATCTGCTGCGGGGACTAACCATTGACCGTCCCAATCAGGTGTGGGCAACCGACATCACCTACATTCCGATGGCCAGAGGCTTCATGTACCTGGTTGCCATCATGGACTGGGGCACCAGAAAGGTGCTCTCTTGGCGCCTGTCCAACACGCTTGACACCCGCTTCTGTGTCGAAGCACTCAAGGAGGCACTGTTCAAATACGGAGCCCCCGAGATATTCAACAGCGACCAGGGGTGCCAGTTCACCAGCGAGGCATTCACCTCAGTGCTGAAACAGTGGAACGTTAGGATCAGCATGGATGGCAAAGGCCGTTTCAAGGACAACATCTTCATTGAACGGCTCTGGCGTACCCTCAAATACGAGAGGATCTACCTTAGAACCTACGAGACCGGAACTGAGCTTTTCAAAGACCTGACAGACTGGTTCAACTGGTACAACAACGGCAGAAAGCATACATCACTTGACAAGCAGACACCGGATGAGGCGTATTACCAAAGACTGAAGCTGGCAGCCTGA
- the hisH gene encoding imidazole glycerol phosphate synthase subunit HisH: MRSALIIDYHLGNLFSLRNACEQVGLHVTVSSNPQDVRDCHLLMLPGVGAFGEAIENLQQLGLFDAVIDHARQGKLLVGICLGMQLLFSRSEEFGDNAGLNLIQGVVRRFPSVCNNITLRIPHVGWNVLKQNGSETREPFFCHLRKDSCVYYVHSYYVEPVDSSIITATTEYEGFEFCAAVRKGNIVGMQFHPEKSGSEGLGMLAQIRNEAM, from the coding sequence ATGCGTTCGGCCCTCATCATCGACTACCACCTTGGAAATCTTTTTAGCCTCAGGAATGCCTGCGAGCAAGTTGGACTTCATGTAACGGTGTCTTCAAATCCGCAGGATGTCAGAGACTGCCACTTGCTCATGCTGCCTGGTGTAGGCGCCTTCGGCGAGGCAATAGAAAATCTTCAACAGCTGGGCCTTTTTGATGCTGTCATTGACCATGCAAGGCAAGGGAAGCTACTTGTTGGCATTTGTCTTGGTATGCAACTGCTTTTTTCCAGAAGCGAAGAGTTTGGGGATAATGCTGGGCTGAATCTTATTCAAGGTGTGGTCAGGCGTTTCCCGAGCGTGTGTAACAACATCACGCTGAGAATTCCACATGTTGGGTGGAATGTTTTGAAGCAAAATGGTTCCGAGACTCGTGAACCGTTTTTCTGCCATCTGAGAAAGGATTCTTGTGTCTATTATGTCCATTCCTATTATGTTGAACCTGTCGATTCATCTATTATAACGGCAACTACAGAATATGAAGGGTTTGAATTTTGTGCCGCTGTCAGAAAGGGCAATATTGTTGGTATGCAGTTTCATCCTGAAAAAAGCGGTTCGGAAGGGCTTGGCATGCTTGCGCAGATACGAAACGAGGCAATGTAA
- the hisF gene encoding imidazole glycerol phosphate synthase subunit HisF, whose protein sequence is MKPVRIIPRLDIKGPNLVKGIHLEGLRVLGDPIAFAHYYYENGADELIYSDIVASLYQRNSILDLVTETSRSVFIPITLAGGLRTLNDIQKALRAGADKVCINTAAIENPDFIAQAVRVFGSSTIVVAVEVVRNDDNSLIAYTENGRQSSGIEAVSWVQRVEELGAGEILLTSINAEGTGDGYDMDLINRVVSAVSIPVIAHGGAGKPEHVREVFATSDVRAAAVASMFHYYAKKLSADMNPVEGNLDFLRSGKSFSRVSEISIVELKQYLSKHGIVCRLVN, encoded by the coding sequence GTGAAACCGGTACGAATAATCCCGAGGTTGGACATTAAAGGGCCGAATCTTGTCAAGGGGATACATCTTGAGGGTCTGCGCGTGCTTGGTGATCCCATCGCATTTGCTCACTACTATTACGAAAATGGAGCTGACGAGCTGATCTATTCTGACATTGTTGCGAGTCTTTATCAGCGAAACAGCATTCTTGATCTTGTGACAGAGACCAGTCGGAGTGTTTTTATTCCGATCACGCTAGCTGGCGGTTTACGGACGCTCAATGATATCCAGAAAGCTCTCAGAGCAGGAGCGGATAAGGTTTGCATTAATACTGCTGCTATAGAAAATCCTGATTTTATTGCTCAGGCAGTCAGGGTCTTTGGCTCATCAACAATAGTTGTCGCTGTTGAGGTTGTCAGAAATGATGATAACTCGTTAATAGCATACACTGAGAATGGACGGCAGTCTTCAGGCATTGAGGCGGTTTCCTGGGTCCAAAGAGTTGAAGAGCTGGGGGCTGGTGAAATCCTGCTGACCTCAATTAATGCGGAGGGTACAGGCGATGGTTATGATATGGATCTTATAAACCGGGTAGTCTCAGCAGTATCAATTCCTGTCATTGCTCATGGAGGAGCAGGCAAGCCGGAACATGTCAGGGAGGTTTTTGCAACGTCAGATGTTAGAGCGGCTGCGGTGGCTTCAATGTTTCATTATTATGCAAAAAAACTGTCTGCTGATATGAATCCGGTCGAAGGAAATCTCGACTTTCTGAGGAGCGGAAAAAGCTTTTCAAGAGTTTCAGAAATTTCCATAGTAGAGTTAAAACAATATTTAAGCAAACATGGCATCGTCTGCAGGTTGGTGAACTGA
- a CDS encoding acylneuraminate cytidylyltransferase family protein: protein MDMTHKKCGVLGLIPARGGSKRLPRKNLLTLVGQPLISYTIQAGLQANCIDELMVSTDDHEIAQVALAWGARVPFMRPCELARDDTSTFEVVRHALDYYKEVEGKLFEYVALLQPTSPLRSGEDIDNAMVFLRKKNADSVISVSELDHSPLWCNTLPDDLSMRTFLREDVKYKRSQELETYYRLNGAIYLCRTVQLLKEQTFFLKDHVYAHVMAREKSIDIDTSLELKLCEILLAEQLSGDNAFEKHQ, encoded by the coding sequence ATGGATATGACACATAAAAAATGTGGCGTACTCGGCCTGATTCCGGCCAGGGGTGGAAGTAAGCGGTTGCCGCGCAAAAATCTGCTCACGTTGGTGGGACAGCCTTTGATCTCGTATACCATACAGGCCGGTTTACAAGCCAACTGTATAGATGAGCTGATGGTCTCGACCGATGATCATGAAATAGCTCAGGTAGCGCTAGCATGGGGGGCACGGGTGCCGTTCATGCGCCCCTGTGAATTGGCGCGGGATGATACAAGCACTTTTGAGGTAGTAAGGCATGCCCTTGACTACTATAAAGAGGTCGAAGGAAAGCTGTTTGAGTATGTCGCGCTGCTACAGCCTACTTCACCATTGCGGAGCGGAGAGGACATTGATAATGCAATGGTATTCCTGCGTAAAAAAAATGCAGATTCCGTAATTTCTGTGAGCGAACTTGATCATAGTCCACTGTGGTGTAATACGCTTCCTGACGATTTGTCCATGCGCACATTTCTCAGGGAGGACGTGAAGTACAAAAGAAGCCAGGAACTGGAAACATACTACCGGTTAAACGGAGCCATCTACCTATGTAGGACGGTTCAGCTACTGAAGGAACAAACCTTTTTCCTGAAAGATCATGTCTATGCTCATGTTATGGCTAGGGAAAAATCCATAGATATAGATACCAGCCTGGAGTTGAAGCTTTGTGAGATATTGCTGGCAGAGCAGTTGTCAGGCGATAACGCCTTTGAGAAGCACCAGTGA